In the Enterobacter cloacae subsp. cloacae ATCC 13047 genome, AATGACAAAGATCATTCCTTTAATTATATCATTCAGAATAATGTTTTTTTTAAACCAAGAGAAACGCTGAGAGAGGAGAAAATAGGGGAAATAAATAGAGGAGAGGCTATGTATACAAAAAAAGGATGTTTTCTTTACCTTTGAGGAGCGGAACCTGAAGGCTCCGCTCCTGGCGGCATCAGGCAACCTGCACCGGAATCGCCTTCGCGGTGCGTTTCATCTCGTTGTCGCCTTCAAAATAGGCGACTTTAGGCTGCCAGCGGCGCGCCTCTTCGTCGGACATCATGACGAAGCTCGCGATGATCACAATATCCCCTACGTCTGCACAGTGCGCGGCGGCACCGTTAACGGAGATGATCTTAGACCCGCGCTCTGCGGCAATCGCGTAGGTGGAGAAGCGTTTGCCGTTGTTCACGTTCCAGATGTCAATCGCTTCGTTTTCAAGAATACCCGCCGCGTCGAGAAAATCCTGATCGATCGCGCAGGAGCCTTCATAGTGCAGGTCGGCCTGCGTGACTTTCACACGGTGAAGCTTACCTTGCAGCATTTTGCGAATCATTACGTGTACCTTTAATCATGCGTTAACCCCTCCTGTAAGAGGGGAGGGTAAGAAGGTTATGCCAGTTCAACCACTTTGTTGTCGATAAGGCGCGCCTGGCCGAGCCATGCAGCCACCAGAATAACCGCGCGCTTGCTGGCGTCGGTTAACTCAAGCAGCGTGTCAGCATCACGGATTTGAATATCGTCAGCGCGGAAGCCTTTATCGTTCAGCGCTTGTTCAGCCAGGGCCACGATCTCTTCAGCGGTCAACTCTTTCGCCGACAGTTGCTCTGCCATGGTATTCATGACTTTGCTTAATCCTGGGGCAATCTTACGCTGGTCAGCGGTCAGATAGCCGTTACGGGAGCTGAGCGCCAGACCGTCTTTGGCACGTACAATCGGCACGCCCACGATCTCGATATCA is a window encoding:
- the panD gene encoding aspartate 1-decarboxylase, producing MIRKMLQGKLHRVKVTQADLHYEGSCAIDQDFLDAAGILENEAIDIWNVNNGKRFSTYAIAAERGSKIISVNGAAAHCADVGDIVIIASFVMMSDEEARRWQPKVAYFEGDNEMKRTAKAIPVQVA